ACTTGACCCCTCATTTTGGCAAGCAGTCTTAAGAGGCGGTGATGATTATGAACTGTGTTTTACAGCCCCTCCCCATCATGATCACACCATTATAGAGCTATCAAGAAAAATGAATTTATCAGTTACGCGGATTGGTAAGATTGTCAGCGATGCTGAACAAAGAACATTATTAAACTATCCAGAGCAAGGGGTAGGTCAGCCCTCTTGGCAAGGATTTGATCATTTTAGAACACTGTCATGACACCCAATTTAAGAGAGCTTTTGTTCAGTGATTGGCGCCATTTTTTATCCCTAGGCTTAGGGTCAGGCTTGTCACCTAAAGCTCCCGGAACAATGGGCACGCTGGTGGCTTTGCCGTTTTATTTTTTAATACGTCAGTTCAACGCTCCCCTTGGCTGGTTCATTACCGGATTATCGTTATTAGTAGGGATTTATATTTGTCACTTCACGGCATCAAAGTTAGACGTGGAGGATCCTAGCGCAGTGGTATGGGATGAGATTGTTGCGTTTTTAATGATGTTATTGTGGGTGAAACCTCAAGGAATCGGATTGTTGTGGGCCTTTTTGTTATTTCGTTTATTTGATATTTGGAAACCCTATCCCATATGTTGGGCAGATCGACACATTAAAGGTGGTTTAGGAATTATGTTAGATGATCTGTTGGCCATGTTTTTTGCAGTGGGTGTTTGGTATAGCTTGGAGGGACTAATAGTTGGATTCTAAAGATATTGAGTTAGCCCAGCGTGTGGGCTTATTGTTATTAAACCAAGGACAACTCTTGGCGCTTGCCGAATCCTGCACCGGTGGTGGGATCGCAGCACTGATAACCGAAATTTCAGGCTCGGCCCAATGGTTTGAGCGAGGGTTTGTCACCTATAGTAATTTAAGTAAGGAGCAGGTATTGGGTGTTCCCGCTGCCACGCTTAGCCAATATGGTGCTGTCAGCGAAGAGGTGGTTAAGGCGATGGCCGAAGGAGCGCTGCTACATAGCGTCGCCCATTGGGCCGTTGCTGTGAGTGGTGTGGCAGGCCCCACTGGCGGGAGCTCGCAAAAACCCGTGGGGACGGTATGTGTTGCTTGGGCCCATCAGGGTGGCCCCTGCGAAGTACAAACCTACCATTTCGACGGAGACCGTCAACAAGTTAGAGCTCAAACAACCCGTTACGCTCTACAAGGATTGATCACTCGTCTAGATCATTGACCCCCATGAAGGGTGGATTAAGCCAATAACTTAAACTAACCCCAAGCGAGACTTTCCTTAAAAAAAGACCACGACTAAGTAATAAAGTTGTCAGTAGATTTTTTTCTGATAGACTAAAACAAATAATAATAATAAGAATAAACCATAAAAACATAGAAAATGATCAGATTTAGGAGGAGGAGAGTATGGTGACAGGGGACTTAAAGCAATTAAACGTTGGCGGATTAGATTCCCGTGGACGTATTAATCAAGATGTACAGAAAATCGATCTCGGTGAGGTTTCAGCGGCAGTCTTTATGGGACGCTGTTCAGAGCATTTTGACTTTTTTGTGTACGCCATAGCGTCGGTGTTGGTTTTCCCTTCACTTTTTTTCCCGTTCTTATCGCAGCTGGAAGGGACCTTAGCCTCTTTTGCTATGTTTTCCTTGGCCTTTATCGCGCGTCCCATTGGAACAACATTATTGATGTATGTCCAAAAGCGCTCCAATCGAACAACGAAATTAATTGTGGCGTTGTTCCTATTGGGTTTTTCAACGGCGGGCATGGCTTTTGTTCCTAGTTACTCATTTTTAGGCGTGATGGCTATCGTTCTTTTAGCTATTTTGCGTATTGGACAAGGTATCGCTGTGGGCGGATCTTGGGATGGTTTTCCCTCGCTCTTGGCGTTGAATGCTCCAGCTAAGCAACGGGGCTGGTATGCCATGCTCGGACAGTTAGGCTCGCCTTTTGGCTTTGCTATTGCCACAGGAGTGTTTTGGTATCTTCATTCACAGCTGTCAGCGCAGGATTTTCTTGAATGGGGTTGGCGTTATCCATTCTTTGTTGCTTTTGTTCTGAATATGATGGCACTTTTTTTACGTTTTAGATTGGTGACTTCAGCGAAATATACGCGTCTTCTGGATACGTCTGCATTAGTTCCCCCACCTCAGTTTTCTGAATTAGTGGTGAGTCAAAAGCGCAATATTCTTTTGGGCGCTCTTTCAGCGCTAGCAAGTTACGCCCTTTTTCATGTGGTCACCGTTTTCCCGCTGTCCTATATTGTGTTAAACACAGACCGCTCAATTAATGATTTTCTTTTGATTCAAATGATCGGTGCGGGTTTTGCGGTACTTGGCATGATTGCCTCTGGAGTGATTGCCGATCACTTTGGGCGCCGCCATACCTTGGCTGCTGTGGCCATATTAATTGGAGTATTTAGTGTTTCCACTCCGCTTTTAATTGGTAGTGGGCAATGGGGACAAAACTTGTATATTTTTGTCGGGTTTATTTTACTAGGGCTCTCCTATGGTCAGGCATCAGGGGCTACTGCAAACAACTTTCCTGCGGTATACCGTTACATGGGTGCGGCGTTGAGCGCAGATTTATCCTGGTTATTGGGTGCCGCTTTCTCTCCCTTAATTGTCTTGTGGCTAACCAGTCATTATGGATTGGCCTTTGTGGGGTTATATCTTTTGTCTGGGGTTGTCACCACCTTATTGGCCTTGATATTAAACCATCGATTAGAAAAACAAGATTAATCTATCCTTGTTCCCCTTCCTTATTACTGAGGAGGGGGAAGCGGTTTAATGCCTAAAATTGTCCTTTTACTGCTTAATAAAAATCTGACAGACGGGTATATTGTCGAATAATTGGCAATCGCTGATTTAGTTATTGCAAAAGAATGATAACTGGATATAATTACAGTACTTGGTCGGCTTAGACTAAGTCCGCCAACAACCCCACTTCTTGGGATGACCTGGCGCCCTCAATGCATAGATATTTCAGGATATTGATTATGGACGATAATAAAAGTAAAGCCTTGTCGGCGGCACTCTCTCAGATTGAAAAGCAATTTGGTAAAGGGGCCGTTATGCGTCTTGGTGAAACCGAGATTGAGCGTGACTTTGATGTGGTGTCAACAGGTTCTTTGGGGCTAGATTTAGCGCTCGGTGTAGGGGGGTTACCACGGGGAAGGATTGTTGAAATATATGGCCCAGAG
This sequence is a window from Ferrovum sp. JA12. Protein-coding genes within it:
- a CDS encoding CinA family protein; translation: MDSKDIELAQRVGLLLLNQGQLLALAESCTGGGIAALITEISGSAQWFERGFVTYSNLSKEQVLGVPAATLSQYGAVSEEVVKAMAEGALLHSVAHWAVAVSGVAGPTGGSSQKPVGTVCVAWAHQGGPCEVQTYHFDGDRQQVRAQTTRYALQGLITRLDH
- a CDS encoding phosphatidylglycerophosphatase A family protein — its product is MTPNLRELLFSDWRHFLSLGLGSGLSPKAPGTMGTLVALPFYFLIRQFNAPLGWFITGLSLLVGIYICHFTASKLDVEDPSAVVWDEIVAFLMMLLWVKPQGIGLLWAFLLFRLFDIWKPYPICWADRHIKGGLGIMLDDLLAMFFAVGVWYSLEGLIVGF
- a CDS encoding MFS transporter, with protein sequence MVTGDLKQLNVGGLDSRGRINQDVQKIDLGEVSAAVFMGRCSEHFDFFVYAIASVLVFPSLFFPFLSQLEGTLASFAMFSLAFIARPIGTTLLMYVQKRSNRTTKLIVALFLLGFSTAGMAFVPSYSFLGVMAIVLLAILRIGQGIAVGGSWDGFPSLLALNAPAKQRGWYAMLGQLGSPFGFAIATGVFWYLHSQLSAQDFLEWGWRYPFFVAFVLNMMALFLRFRLVTSAKYTRLLDTSALVPPPQFSELVVSQKRNILLGALSALASYALFHVVTVFPLSYIVLNTDRSINDFLLIQMIGAGFAVLGMIASGVIADHFGRRHTLAAVAILIGVFSVSTPLLIGSGQWGQNLYIFVGFILLGLSYGQASGATANNFPAVYRYMGAALSADLSWLLGAAFSPLIVLWLTSHYGLAFVGLYLLSGVVTTLLALILNHRLEKQD